TCTACCGGAAGCGCGGTTGGCGCGCGGTGGTGGCGCCGGAAGTCGAATTCTATCTGACCGCGCCCAATCCGAATCCCGACCAGCCGCTGACGGCACCGGTTGGCGCCAATGGCCGCGCCGAGGGTTCGCAGCATCCCTATGACATGGTGGCGCTGGAAGAATTCGAGCCGGTGATAAGGCGCGTCTATGACTATGCCGCGGCCGCCGGTCTGCCGCTCGACACGCTGATCCATGAATCCGGCGCCGCGCAGCTGGAGATCAATCTGCTGCATGGCGACGCGGTGCCGCTGGCCGACCAGGTGCTGCTGTTCAAGCGGCTGACGCGCCAGGCGGCGCAGCAGAGCGGCATGCACGCCACCTTCATGGCCAAGCCGATCGCGGCGCAGGCGGGAAGCTCGATGCACCTGCACATGTCCGTCGTCGATGAGAAGACGGGCGCCGCGCTGTTTGCCGACAGAGATGATGCAGACACCGAAATGTTCGGCCATTTCATCGGCGGCCTGCAGAGATATGTGCCCGAGATCATGCCGCTGTTCGCACCCAACGTGAACTCGTTCCGCCGCATCCGGCCGAACCACAGCGCACCGGCCAACATCGAATGGTCGCATGACAACCGCTCTTGCGGCCTGCGCGTGCCGGCAGGTGGCCGCGCCGCCCGGCGGGTAGAGAACCGCTTGCCGGGAGCGGATTGCAATCCCTATCTGGCGATCGCCGGTTCGCTGCTTGCCGGCTATCTCGGCGTCGAGCAGAAGCTGGCGCGCTCGGCTGAGGCCTCGGGCAATGCCTACAAGATCAAAAGCACGCTGCCGAAAACGATGGAGGAGGCGCTTGATCGTTTCATTGCTTGCGAGCCGGTGCGGGCATTGCTCGGCGAGGATTTTTTCCAGACCTATCTGCGCGTCAAGAGCGTCGAACTCGACCTGTTCCAGAGCGTGGTGACGAGCTGGGAACGCGACCATTTGCTGCTGAAGGTGTGATCATGGCCTCCGGCTCAACGGGTTTCAATTCGAGCCTCGATATCGGCAATTCCTATTATGTCGCCACCGCCAATCCGGCGCCGGACCATCCGGCGCTGGTGGGAGATGTCGGCGCCGATCTGGTGGTGGTCGGTGGCGGCTGCACCGGCCTGTCGGCCGCCCTTCATGCCGCCGAGCGCGGCCTGAAGGTGGTGCTGCTCGAAGGCGGCAAGATCGGCTGGGGCGCGTCGGGCCGCAATGGCGGCCAGATGATCCCCGGCCTGCGCAAAGGCGCCAAGGGGCTGGTCAAGCTCTACGGCCCCGAGCGGGCGAAGGCGCTGTTCGACCTCGCCTTCGAGGCGCGGGGCCTGGTGCTCGACATCATCGAGCGCCACACCATCGACTGCGATCTGCGGCTGACCGGCCATCTCGTCGGTGCCGTTAATGGCTCCGACCTCAGGGATCTCGAAGACGAGGCCAAATGCCTCGAGAGCGTGATGAAGTTCCGCGACGTCGAGATCCTGTCGGCGGCGCAGGCACGCAGCAAGGTGGACACGCCCTATCATGGCGCGATGTATGAGCCGCTCGGCGGCCATATGCATCCGCTGAACTACACGCTCGGCCTTGCCCGTGCCGCCGTGGCGGCCGGTGTCGTCATCCATGAAAACTCCGTCGCGGTAAAGCTGGAGCGCGAGCCTTCGATCCGGGTCTCGACGGCGCAGGGGTGGGTAAGGGCCAAACATGTCGTGCTGGCCGGCGACGCGCTGCTGCATGGGCTGGAGCCGCGCGTCAACAGCCGCATCATGCCGGTAGGCAACTATATCGTCGCCACCGAGCCGCTGGAGGGCAAGCGCAATGTGATCCCGGCCAATGTGGCGGTGTCCGATACACGCTTCGTCGTCAACTACTACCGCACGTCGGCGGACGGTCGGCTGCTATTCGGCGGCGGCGAGCGCTACACGCGATCGCCGCCGGCCGACATCGCCGGCTTCGTGCGGCCGCACATGGAGGCCACCTTCCCGCAACTGAAGGGCTGCCGCATCGATCATGCCTGGGGCGGTCTGGTGTCGGTGACCACGTCGCGGCTGCCGCATGTCGGGCACTATGGCGAGGTCTATTTCGCGCATGGCTATTCCGGCAAGGGCGTCATCCTGTCAACGCTGTCGGGCAAGCTCTTGGCCGAAGCGATTACGGGCGACGCCTCGCGGCTGGACCTGTTCTCGACGCTGACGCCGATGCCGTTCCCGGGCGGTACGGCGCTGCGGGGCCCGCTCTATGTGCTGGGGATGTTGTGGTACGCCATGCGCGACCGCATCAAGCATTGAAGGCTGCGGCCGGCGGGCGCGAAATCATTGGAGGCGATTGCATGCGTGATTTTCAGTTCCCCGGACGCTCGCCAGTTCGCGCGACAGAAGCGATGGCGGCGACATCGCATCCGCTGGCGACGCTGGCCGCCATCGACATGCTGCGCTCCGGCGGCAATGCCATGGATGCCGCTGTGTGCGCTGCGGCGGTGCAAGGCGTCGTCGAGCCGCAATCGACCGGCATCGGCGGCGACTGTTTTGTGCTCTACTCCCCCAAAGGCGAGGGCGAGGTGCTGGCCTTCAACGGCTCGGGGCGGTCGCCTGCTGCTGCAAATGCCGATTGGTATCTGGAGCGGGGCCATAGCGAACTGCCTGCGGCCGGACCGCATGCCGTCACCATACCAGGCGCCATCGATGCATGGTGCCGGCTACTCGAGGACCACGGAAAAAAGGGCATCGACGCCGCGCTGGCGCCAGCCATTCGCTATGCCGAACAAGGCTATGTCGTTCATGATCGCGTCGCCTTCGACTGGGCCGACGAGGTCGCCCTGCTCTCAGCCGATGAACATGCCGCGCGCATATTCCTGCCCGAGGGAAGGGCGCCGCAAGCCGGCGATGTGCATCGGCAGCCGCACTTGGCGGACACCTTGCGCATCATCGCCAACCGAGGCCGTGCAGGGTTTTATGAAGGTGAAGTCGCGGACGATCTGGTGGAACGTCTTCGCGCGCTGGGCGGGCTGCATGCATTGGAGGATTTCGCCGAGACCCAAGGCGACTACGTCACGTCGGTGAATACGTCCTATCGCGGCTACGATATCCATCAGATGCCACCGAACAATCAGGGCATGACGGCGCTGATCATGCTGAATGTGCTTTCGGGCTTCAGCCTTGGTTCGTTGGAGCCGAACAGTGCCCAGCGGCTGCATCTCGAGATCGAAGCCGGCCGGCTTGCCTACCAGGACCGCGATACTTTCATCGGCGACCAGGATTTCGTCCAGGTCCCCGTCGAACAACTGCTGTCGGCAGCTTATGCGGAGCGGCTGCGCGCCGCCATCGATCCGGCCCTCGCCATGACGCATCTGCCGCGGCTTGAGCTGCCGCGCAGCGACACCGTCTATATCTCCGTGGTCGACCGCGACCGCAATGCAGTCAGCTTCATCAACTCGACCTTCGGTTCCTTCGGCAGCGGCGTCGTCGGTCCCAAGACAGGCGTCGTGCTGCAGAATCGCGGCAGCAGTTTTCGCCTCACGGAAGGCCATCCAAATCGTATCGCGCCGCGAAAGCGACCGATGCACACCATCATGCCTGGCATGGCGACGCGAGGGGGTAAGGTGGTGATGCCGTTCGGGGTGATGGGCGGCGGCTACCAGCCGTTCGGCCATGTCCATCTGCTGACCAACATGATCGATTTCGGGATGGACCCGCAGCAGGCACTGGATGCGCCACGGGTGTTCTACAAGGACAATGCCGTGCTGGCCGAGCGCGGGATTCCGGCTGAGGCGATCGCCGGCCTGCGTCAGCGCGGCCATCAGGTTTCGATCGCCGAGGAGCCGCATGGCGGCGGCCAGTTGGTGCTGATCGATTGGGAAAAGGGCACGCTCACCGGTGCCTCCGATCCGCGCAAGGACGGTTGTGCGCTGGGCTACTGATCTGCGTTGCTGGAATGCGCATTCAGAACCAGATCAGCCAGACAAGCTGCAGGATTACCAGTGCAATGGCGTCCCAGAAGATGAGTTCGCCCATCGAGAACCAGCGCCGCGACCGGTTGAAGCTGTAGAACAGCCACCCGACCAAGGCTGCGGCGGCCAGCGGCACCAAAGCGAGCAGCGTGCTCACGGCAGTCGCGCTCCCGACACCGCATCGAATGTGTGCAGCGCCGCCGGCGGAAAGTGTAGATAAAGCGGCTGGCCGGGATCGAAAGCGCGATCGACATTCACGGTCCTGACGATCAGCGCGTTGGCCTCGCTCGTGGCGAAGATCAGCACGTCCGGCTCGACCGGTTCGACGACGTCGACGGCAAACAGGATGGCATAGCCGGCAGTCGCGTCGACAAGCTGGATCTGCTCGGGGCGAATGCCGAGCACGATGGGACCATCAGGCTTTCCCGGAAGCGGGCAAGTGAAACCGCTGGCGTGGAAGACGCCGGCGCGGACATCGCCATCGAACGTGTTCATCGCTGGACGGCCGATGAATTCAGCGATGAAGCGATTGGCAGGCCGCCGATAAATCTCGCGCGGGTCGTCGTACTGGATCAGTGCGCCTTCGCGCAACACCGCGACCCTGGTCGCCAGCGTCATCGCCTCTTCCTGGTCGTGTGTGACGAAGACGAAGGTCTTTTTCAGCTCGCGATGCAGACGCTTCAGCTCGGTGCGCATGTGGAGCCGCAACAAGGCGTCGAGATTGGACAGCGGCTCATCCATCAGACAGAGGCTAGGTTGCCAGACCAGGGCGCGGGCCACGGCGACGCGCTGCGCCTGGCCGCCCGACAATTGCGAAGGGCGGCGGTCGAGGTAACGGGTGATTTCGAGCAGCTCGGCCATGGCGCGGACGCAGCGGTCGAGCTCGGCAGCCGGCATCTTTCGGATGCGCAAGGGATAGGCGATGTTCTCGTAGACGCTCTTATGGCTGTAGAGCGCATAGTTCTGGAACACCATGCCCATGCCGCGCAGGCGCGGCGGCAGGTCGGTGACATCGCGACCCTCGACCATGATGCGCCCGGCGGTCGGCCGCTCCAGCCCGGCGAGCAGCCGGCAGGCTGTCGTCTTGCCCGAGCCGGAGGGCCCGAGCAGCACGAGGAATTCACCGGGCTCGAAAGCAAGGTCGAGCGCCTGCAGCGCCACCGTCCCATCGGGGAAAGCCTTGGTGACGCCGTCGAAAACAATTGCCATGCGAGATCCCTTCAACCCTTGACCGCGCCGAAGGTGAGGCCGCGGACGAGCTGTTTCTGGACAAGGAAAGTGAAAAGCACGATCGGCAGCGTCGCCACGATGGCGACCGCCGCGACTTGGCCCCATAGCGTGCCATGCGGCGTCACCAGCCCCGGTATGCCGACGGTCAGCGGCCGCCCGTCGAAGGCGACGAGGATGAAGGCGTAGAGGAACTCGTTCCATGACAGGATGAAGCAGAGCACGGCCGTCGCGCCGATGCCGGGCGCGGCCAGCGGTGCAACGACGAAGAAGAAGGCGCCGAGCCGCGAGCGGCCGTCCATCATCGCGGCCTCGTCGATCTCCCTGGGGATTTCGGCGAAGAAGCCGCGCATCATCCAGACGACGAGCGACAGGTTGAAGGAGGTGTGGGCGATCACAACGGCGTAGATGGTGTCGATCAGGCCCAGCGAGGTGAAGAACAGGAACAGCGGCACGGCGATTGAGATCGGCGGCGCCATGCGCGTGGTCAGGAAGAAGAAGAACAGGTCTTCCTTGCCGGGAAAATCCGAGCGGGCAAAGCCATAGGCCGCTGGCGCGCCGATGACGATGCAGAGTATGGTCGACGACACCGAGATCAGCACCGAATTGATCGCCAGCGGCCAGTATCCCTTGTCGATGAAGACGGCGGGATAGTTGGCAAGCGTCGGCGAAAAAATCCATTTCGGCACAGAAGACAGAAGATCGACGCGGTTCTTGAACGACGCCAGCACCATCCAGACATAAGGCGTCAGCGCCACCACGACGGCGACGAGCAACACCGCCCAGGCAAAGCTTTTCCAGGCGCGGTTGGTGGACTGATCGATCATCGCAGCGCCCTCAAAACGCCCCCACCTGCTTGCGGCTCGACCAGTAGACGGCCTTGTAGAAGACCGAGCACAGGATCAGCACGACGAGATAGATCATGAAGGCGACCGCGGCGCCGTAGCCGAGGTCCCAGTTACGGAAATTGACGCGGTAGGCGTAGATCGAGACCAGCTCGGTCAGCGTTCCCGGTCCGCCGCCGGTCATCAGGAAAACCTTGTCGAACTCCTTGAAGGCGTCGATGCCGCGCAGCAGCAGCACGAGCGCGATGACCGGCCGCAGCAGCGGCAGCATGACGTTTCGGAAAATCTGGAACGGTTTGGCGCCATCCATCATCGCCGCCTCGAACGGCGCGCGCGGCAGGCTCATCATCCCGGCGAGCATGATCAGGGTGACGAAAGGCGTCCACTGCCAGACATCGATGGCGACGATGGTCGGAAACACCAGGTCGGGTGCCGAAAGCACCGCCGAATTCTGCGCCAGCAGGCCGACCTTGCGCATGTAGAAGGTGAGCATGCCGAAATCGCCCTGCAACAGCAGCCGCCAGATCAGCCCGACGGCGACCGGCGCGATCATCATCGGGATGAGCAGCAGTGTGGTGAGAAGCCGCTGGCTGGCGACGAAGCGGAAGATCAGGAAGGCCAGCGCAAAGCCGAGCAGGAATTCCAGGCCGACGGCGATGACGACGAATTTCAGCGTCAGCAGGAACGATGCCCAGAAGAATGGGTCGTTGCGCATCAGCTTGCGGAAATTGTCGAAACCGACGAAGGCGCCGGCATGGCTGGCGTCGGCGAAGCTGAGGTCGGTCAGCGCGGTGTAGACCATGTAGTAGAACGGGCCGACCAGGAAGACGACGACGAGCAGCGTCGCCGGCAGCATCAAGAGCGGCCCCACCCCACGGTCGAGAAGCGGCATTCCGCGCGGCGATGGAGTGCGGTTCGTCACGGGCGTTTCCTGCGGACAAGAACGGCTACCCGCTTGTGCGGGTAGCCTCTGCGCGACATCTCAAGGCCTATCGTGCCGGATAGGTCATGGGTGCGCAAGAACCGAGCAGTGTCGAGATGTCGGTGGCGGCGGTGTCGAGGGCGGCCTGCGCCTCCTTTTCGCCGGCGAGGTAGGATGACAGTTCGCGCACTAGTATGTCGGTCATCTCGGCCGATTGCGGCAGCGTCGCCTTCGGCACCGCATGCTCGTTGGCCTCCATCGAAGCCTTGGCATAGGGCAGCTTCTGCACCTCGGCGGAGGCATAGACATCCGGCCGACCTGAAGCGCCGCCATTGAGATGCTGTTCGAGCTGGCGGTCATAGCCCATCATCCACTGGACGAAGAGGAAGGCGGCCTGCTGGTTCTTCGAATAGACCGGGATGAGATAGGTCCAGCCCTCGACCTGGCCGATCTTCCCGCCGTCGCCTTGCGGCACGAGATCGAAGCCAACCTTGCCGACCACGGTGGAGGCCGTGGTGTCGACCGACACGGCATAGGTTGCGTCGTTCCACATGATCAGCTCGGCGACCTTGGCTTGCTGCATCAGCGCCATGACATCATCCCAGAAATAGTTGAGGCTGTCCGGCGGCGAGAATTGCAGCAGGCTCTTGTAATATTCGAGCGAGGCGACGGCCTTGGGGCTGTTGACGATGACCGGGCCGCAGGCCGAGCCGCTCTTCACGTCGAGCACGTCGCCGCCGAAGGAATAAAGGAAATTGAGCCACTCATACCACAGTGCCTCATGGCGCTTGCCCTGCAGGGCGGTGCCGTAAAAACCCTGGTCGGGGCGATAGAACCATTCGGCGATATCGCGGTATTGCTTCCAGTCCTTGGCGGGAGCGAGGCCGTAGCCATACTTGGCCTTGAAGCCTGCCTGCTCCTTGGGATCGGCGAGCAGGTCCGAGCGATACCACATGAACATGTTGAGCACTGTGAAGGGGAAGCCGTACTCCTTGCCGTCATACCAGGAGATTTCGTGCCAGGCGGTCTGGTAGAGCTGCTTCTCCGGCTCGAAGCTCGGATCGCGCAAAGCCGGGTCGGCCATCATCTTGGCGATTTCGACCAGATGGTTGTTGGTGGCGAACTTGCCGAGTTCGCGATGCGGCTGGATGATGACGTCGTAGCGGCCGCGGTGCGAGTTGAGATCGAGCTGCACCTTGTTGACGGCTTCCGAGTGCTCGTACATCTCGACTTCGACATGGATGCCGGTCTGTTTTTCAAACTCCGGCGCCATCTTCTTCAGCGCTTCGAGCGGCGGCAGCGCCTCGCCGACCATGCGGATGGTCTGGCCGCTATAGGGTTTCGACGCCTCTTTCAGATCCCACGCGTCCGCTTGTGTCACTTGCCACGTCAGGGGCCACACAAATACGACTGCGACGAGCAGTCTGGACGCGGTACGTCTCAGCGGCTTGAGCATTCTTCCCTCTCCCTAGAAGTCGTGCCTGGCGGGCCGGCGCCCGTTTTGTCATAAAATGTGTGGTACTGCAAATCAAAATGTGGCACCTTGCAACAAATGGTTGGGAGGTGTTAACAGACCGGCAGCAAACCGGCTTTCCCGACCAGGCGAGGGACCTTTCGGATGGACTTCATCTTCATGCTGACGCGCAACGATCGCACGGTCGAGGACTGTCTCGACCTGGTCGATTTGATTGAGCCGGTCGGCCTGAAGCATGTCGGCTTCAAGGATATTGGCGTCGCGCCGGATGTGCTGCGCAAGCTCGCTGTCGCCATTGGCCGGACAGGCGCCACCACTTACATGGAAGTTGTCTCGACGACGGCTGAGGCCTGCCTTAATTCCGCGCGCATCGCCAGGGATCTCGGCATCCAGCGCCTGCTCGGTGGTACCCAGGTCGACGAGATCATGGCGTTGCTGGAGGGGAGCGGCACCGAATACTACCCTTTTCCCGGGCGGCCGGTCGGCCATCCGACCAAGCTCGGCGGTTCGGCCGAGGATGTCGAGGCCGACTGCCGGGCCTTCGCCGAGAAGGGTTGTGCGGGATGCGACATCCTCGCCTATCGCGCCACCGAGGCCGACCCGGCCGAACTGGTGCGCGCAGCCCGGCGCGGGCTTGGTCCGTCGCGGCATCTGATCGTCGCCGGCGCTGTGGCATCAGCCGATCGGATCAAGGCAATCAAGCTGGCCGGCGCCAACGCTTTTACCATTGGCACAGCGGTTTTCGATGGCTCCTATTCGCCGACGAAAGGTTCTATCCTCTCGCAACTGCGGGATGTCCTCGCGGATTGCGAGCGTGTCTAATGCCAGTCATCGGCATCGATCTCGGCACACAAAGCCTAAAGGCGATCGTTGTCGATGACGAATTGCGGCTGCGTGGCGAGGCCGCTGTGTTGTACCAGCCGGCCTTCCCGGCGCCCGGCTGGGCCGAACAGAACCCGGCGCTGTGGCTGGCGGCGCTCAAGCCGGCCATTGCCGGCGCGCTCGACAAGGCTGGGCTTGCGCCGTCCGACATCAAGGGTATTGCCATTGCCGGCCAGCTCGACGGCTGCGTCGCGGTCGATCGCAATGGTGAGGCGCTGGCTCCGTGCATCATCTGGATGGACCGGCGGGCGGCAGGAGAGATCGCCGGCATCGACCCGGACTTCATCCGTGAGCGCACCGGTCTCGTTCTGGACGCCACCCATATGGCGGCGAAAATCCGCTGGGCCGCGCGCAACCTGCCCGAAGCGCGCCGAGTGGCGCTCTGGCATCAACCGGTATCATTCGTGGTCGCAGCGTTGTGCGGTCGTGCCGTCATCGATCACGCGCTGGCCTCGACGACCATGCTCTATGGGCTGAAGGAGCACAATTATGCCGGCGATCTGCTGGCGGCCTTCGACATCGATGCACATAAATTGCCCGGCATCGACGATGCATCTGAGATCGCCGGCGCCTTGACCCACGCCGGCGCCGAGCTCACCGGTCTTCCTGTGGGCACGCCGCTGGCGGTCGGCACCGGCGATGATTTTTCGGCCGCCATAGGCGCCGGGGTTGTCGTGCCCGGTGTCGTCGCCTGCAATCTCGGCACGGCCGAAGTGGTCGGCGCGGTGTCCGGCACGCTTCGCCTCGACCCCGGCGGCCTGGTCGAGACCCATGGCTTTCTCGGCGACGGCTATTTCATCTCCAATCCCGGATGGCTCTCGGGCGGCGCGGTGACGTGGTTTCTAACAACCTTCGGCGTCGATTCGCCGGCGGCGATGTCGGAACTGGCGGCGACGGTGGTTGCCGGCAGCGACGATTTGCTGTTCTTGCCCGCGTTGTCCGGTGCCATGGCGCCGCGCTGGATCGCCGAAGCGCGTGCCGCTTTCTACGGCCTGACATCCTTCCACGGCAAAGCCGCTTGTGCCCGTGCCGTGCTGGAGGGCTGTGCCTTTGCCATGCGCGACGTGGTCGACCGGCTGGACGATCTCGATATCGCGACGGATCGCATCCGGCTCTCAGGCGGTGGCGCGCGCAGCCGGGTATGGGCGCAAATCCGTGCCGATGTCAGCGGCAGGCCGGTCGAGATCGCGGGTGCGGCCGATGCCTCGCCGATCGGTGCGGCAATCCTTGCCGCCGCAGCCATCGGCCTTACCTCCTCAGTGCAGCAGGCGGCTGAAAGGCTGGCCGGCCACATCGAGACGATCGACCCTGATCCTTCCGCCAAGGCCGCCTACGACAGAAGTTACCGCCGGTATCGCACCTTGTTCGATGCCCTGACCCCGCTTCATGCTGATTGACCGGACTGCATCCTATGTCCAGACAAATGCTCGATCGCCTTATTGCCGGCACGCTGCCTGACCCGGACAGCCAGGGAATGCTGTCGGTGCCGCTGAAGACCATCGTCATAGGGCGCGGTCTCGGCGACGAGGCCGATGCGCTGGTCAAGCCGCTGCCGCTCGGCCGCAAGCTCGCCGTGGTCATGGATCCCGACACAAGGCTGGCGCTGGGTGAGAGGGTGTCGATCGGACTGCGTGGCAGCAGCGATGTCGACAAGATCATCCTGCCGCGCCATCCGCATCCGGACATGGACGCGGTGCGATCGGTGATCGCACGCACGAAAGACGCCAGCGGCCTGGTCGCGGTCGGATCTGGCTCGATCAATGACATCACCAAATATGCTGCCCATCTCACCCAAAAACCTTATGCGGTGTTCGGCACCGCGCCATCGATGAACGGCTACACCTCGGTGTCGGCGGCAATCACCGAGGACGGCCTGAAGAAATCGCTGACTGCCAGCCTGCCGGTCGGCGTCTTCCTCGATCTCGATGTCATGGCGCGGGCGCCGCACCGGCTGATCGCTGCCGGCTTCGGCGATTCGATGGCGCGGCCGACCGCGCAGACCGATTGGCTGATGGCGCATCTATTGCTCGGCACGCCCTACAGGCAGGCGCCGTTCATGCTTCTGGCCGAGGACGAGAAGGCGCTCATCGCCAAGGCCGGCGAACTCGGGACCGGCGACCTTGAGGCGATGGAAGTGCTGGTGCGCACGCTGGTCATGTCCGGTCTCGGCATGACACTGTGCGGCGGCTCTTATCCGGCCAGCCAGGGCGAACATCTGATCGCCCACTATATCGACATGCGGGGCCAGGGATTGCCTGAGGCGCATCACGGCGAACACGTAGCGGTGACGACGTTGACGATGGCGCGGCTGCAGGAGCGCGTGCTGGCACTGCCGGAGCTGCAGCTCGCGCCGTCCGCGGATACGCCAGAACGCTTCATCGAGATCTTCGGCGAAACGCTCGGACGTTCCTGCTGGGCGGCATTCAAGCCCAAGCTGCTGGACCGCGAACGGGCAAACGCCATCAACACCATGCTGGCCAAGCAATGGCGCTCGCATCGTGAAAGGCTGGTGCGGGTGGCACGCCCGGCGCGCGAGATCGCGGCAGCACTGCGCGCCGCCGGCGCGCCGACCACGCCGCAGGAGGTTGCCATACCGGCTGGCTTCTACGACGAGGCGGTCGCCAATGCCCGGCTGATCCGCGAAAGGTTCACCATGCTCGACGTCGCGGCTGCCTCGC
This region of Mesorhizobium sp. C432A genomic DNA includes:
- a CDS encoding glutamine synthetase family protein, whose protein sequence is MQDKNTNTALFTGNDPKAWLAQHGITEVECLVPDMNGVLRGKALPTAKFLKALEDRALYLPSSAFLVSIDGRYSGSIDEGFAYQDPDMRMVPDMSTLCLAPGGGAGKAYVFADAFHMEGKPWMASPRHVLRAVLDLYRKRGWRAVVAPEVEFYLTAPNPNPDQPLTAPVGANGRAEGSQHPYDMVALEEFEPVIRRVYDYAAAAGLPLDTLIHESGAAQLEINLLHGDAVPLADQVLLFKRLTRQAAQQSGMHATFMAKPIAAQAGSSMHLHMSVVDEKTGAALFADRDDADTEMFGHFIGGLQRYVPEIMPLFAPNVNSFRRIRPNHSAPANIEWSHDNRSCGLRVPAGGRAARRVENRLPGADCNPYLAIAGSLLAGYLGVEQKLARSAEASGNAYKIKSTLPKTMEEALDRFIACEPVRALLGEDFFQTYLRVKSVELDLFQSVVTSWERDHLLLKV
- a CDS encoding FAD-binding oxidoreductase; translation: MASGSTGFNSSLDIGNSYYVATANPAPDHPALVGDVGADLVVVGGGCTGLSAALHAAERGLKVVLLEGGKIGWGASGRNGGQMIPGLRKGAKGLVKLYGPERAKALFDLAFEARGLVLDIIERHTIDCDLRLTGHLVGAVNGSDLRDLEDEAKCLESVMKFRDVEILSAAQARSKVDTPYHGAMYEPLGGHMHPLNYTLGLARAAVAAGVVIHENSVAVKLEREPSIRVSTAQGWVRAKHVVLAGDALLHGLEPRVNSRIMPVGNYIVATEPLEGKRNVIPANVAVSDTRFVVNYYRTSADGRLLFGGGERYTRSPPADIAGFVRPHMEATFPQLKGCRIDHAWGGLVSVTTSRLPHVGHYGEVYFAHGYSGKGVILSTLSGKLLAEAITGDASRLDLFSTLTPMPFPGGTALRGPLYVLGMLWYAMRDRIKH
- the ggt gene encoding gamma-glutamyltransferase → MRDFQFPGRSPVRATEAMAATSHPLATLAAIDMLRSGGNAMDAAVCAAAVQGVVEPQSTGIGGDCFVLYSPKGEGEVLAFNGSGRSPAAANADWYLERGHSELPAAGPHAVTIPGAIDAWCRLLEDHGKKGIDAALAPAIRYAEQGYVVHDRVAFDWADEVALLSADEHAARIFLPEGRAPQAGDVHRQPHLADTLRIIANRGRAGFYEGEVADDLVERLRALGGLHALEDFAETQGDYVTSVNTSYRGYDIHQMPPNNQGMTALIMLNVLSGFSLGSLEPNSAQRLHLEIEAGRLAYQDRDTFIGDQDFVQVPVEQLLSAAYAERLRAAIDPALAMTHLPRLELPRSDTVYISVVDRDRNAVSFINSTFGSFGSGVVGPKTGVVLQNRGSSFRLTEGHPNRIAPRKRPMHTIMPGMATRGGKVVMPFGVMGGGYQPFGHVHLLTNMIDFGMDPQQALDAPRVFYKDNAVLAERGIPAEAIAGLRQRGHQVSIAEEPHGGGQLVLIDWEKGTLTGASDPRKDGCALGY
- a CDS encoding ABC transporter ATP-binding protein, with the protein product MAIVFDGVTKAFPDGTVALQALDLAFEPGEFLVLLGPSGSGKTTACRLLAGLERPTAGRIMVEGRDVTDLPPRLRGMGMVFQNYALYSHKSVYENIAYPLRIRKMPAAELDRCVRAMAELLEITRYLDRRPSQLSGGQAQRVAVARALVWQPSLCLMDEPLSNLDALLRLHMRTELKRLHRELKKTFVFVTHDQEEAMTLATRVAVLREGALIQYDDPREIYRRPANRFIAEFIGRPAMNTFDGDVRAGVFHASGFTCPLPGKPDGPIVLGIRPEQIQLVDATAGYAILFAVDVVEPVEPDVLIFATSEANALIVRTVNVDRAFDPGQPLYLHFPPAALHTFDAVSGARLP
- a CDS encoding carbohydrate ABC transporter permease, which encodes MIDQSTNRAWKSFAWAVLLVAVVVALTPYVWMVLASFKNRVDLLSSVPKWIFSPTLANYPAVFIDKGYWPLAINSVLISVSSTILCIVIGAPAAYGFARSDFPGKEDLFFFFLTTRMAPPISIAVPLFLFFTSLGLIDTIYAVVIAHTSFNLSLVVWMMRGFFAEIPREIDEAAMMDGRSRLGAFFFVVAPLAAPGIGATAVLCFILSWNEFLYAFILVAFDGRPLTVGIPGLVTPHGTLWGQVAAVAIVATLPIVLFTFLVQKQLVRGLTFGAVKG
- a CDS encoding sugar ABC transporter permease, with amino-acid sequence MTNRTPSPRGMPLLDRGVGPLLMLPATLLVVVFLVGPFYYMVYTALTDLSFADASHAGAFVGFDNFRKLMRNDPFFWASFLLTLKFVVIAVGLEFLLGFALAFLIFRFVASQRLLTTLLLIPMMIAPVAVGLIWRLLLQGDFGMLTFYMRKVGLLAQNSAVLSAPDLVFPTIVAIDVWQWTPFVTLIMLAGMMSLPRAPFEAAMMDGAKPFQIFRNVMLPLLRPVIALVLLLRGIDAFKEFDKVFLMTGGGPGTLTELVSIYAYRVNFRNWDLGYGAAVAFMIYLVVLILCSVFYKAVYWSSRKQVGAF
- a CDS encoding sugar ABC transporter substrate-binding protein, translating into MTQADAWDLKEASKPYSGQTIRMVGEALPPLEALKKMAPEFEKQTGIHVEVEMYEHSEAVNKVQLDLNSHRGRYDVIIQPHRELGKFATNNHLVEIAKMMADPALRDPSFEPEKQLYQTAWHEISWYDGKEYGFPFTVLNMFMWYRSDLLADPKEQAGFKAKYGYGLAPAKDWKQYRDIAEWFYRPDQGFYGTALQGKRHEALWYEWLNFLYSFGGDVLDVKSGSACGPVIVNSPKAVASLEYYKSLLQFSPPDSLNYFWDDVMALMQQAKVAELIMWNDATYAVSVDTTASTVVGKVGFDLVPQGDGGKIGQVEGWTYLIPVYSKNQQAAFLFVQWMMGYDRQLEQHLNGGASGRPDVYASAEVQKLPYAKASMEANEHAVPKATLPQSAEMTDILVRELSSYLAGEKEAQAALDTAATDISTLLGSCAPMTYPAR
- a CDS encoding 4-hydroxythreonine-4-phosphate dehydrogenase, with the translated sequence MDFIFMLTRNDRTVEDCLDLVDLIEPVGLKHVGFKDIGVAPDVLRKLAVAIGRTGATTYMEVVSTTAEACLNSARIARDLGIQRLLGGTQVDEIMALLEGSGTEYYPFPGRPVGHPTKLGGSAEDVEADCRAFAEKGCAGCDILAYRATEADPAELVRAARRGLGPSRHLIVAGAVASADRIKAIKLAGANAFTIGTAVFDGSYSPTKGSILSQLRDVLADCERV
- a CDS encoding FGGY family carbohydrate kinase translates to MPVIGIDLGTQSLKAIVVDDELRLRGEAAVLYQPAFPAPGWAEQNPALWLAALKPAIAGALDKAGLAPSDIKGIAIAGQLDGCVAVDRNGEALAPCIIWMDRRAAGEIAGIDPDFIRERTGLVLDATHMAAKIRWAARNLPEARRVALWHQPVSFVVAALCGRAVIDHALASTTMLYGLKEHNYAGDLLAAFDIDAHKLPGIDDASEIAGALTHAGAELTGLPVGTPLAVGTGDDFSAAIGAGVVVPGVVACNLGTAEVVGAVSGTLRLDPGGLVETHGFLGDGYFISNPGWLSGGAVTWFLTTFGVDSPAAMSELAATVVAGSDDLLFLPALSGAMAPRWIAEARAAFYGLTSFHGKAACARAVLEGCAFAMRDVVDRLDDLDIATDRIRLSGGGARSRVWAQIRADVSGRPVEIAGAADASPIGAAILAAAAIGLTSSVQQAAERLAGHIETIDPDPSAKAAYDRSYRRYRTLFDALTPLHAD